GCCCGgtgcagggcggcgcggcgcggggaccccggcggggcgcggagccccccAGCCGGGACCGGGACagggaccggggccgggacccgggcccgctccgccgcgcgccggccccgcttcCTGCTTTCTAATGTTCCATTGTGCGGAGCTTCCATTGTGACGTCTCGGCCTCGGCTCGGCTTTGTCTGTCCATATATGGGCAGCTACGTCACGGAGCTTTCCCGTCGCTCACATAAATAGGCTGGTGGATTTCCCTAGCTGAGCATTTGGGCAGCAGTGAGTGAACCTGCTagcgagcgagggagagcgagcgagcgagcgagcggagagagggagggagagaagagagagaaggagagagagaaaaaaagaggaggggttAAATACTCCCACCAGCTTCTACAACCACATCTGCAAGCCAGATCGCCCCCTCCCCCTCGAGGAAACACCACCAGGGACCCACGGAGGATtgtaccccccctccccccgcaccccCTCCTCCGcagccacccccagcccccctccgccctccccccagcccccctcccccaccccaacttTTCTCTTGCATGATTTCCCTTGCACGGATTTGCCACTCGGATGTTGTTTCATCGGGAGCTGAGCTCGGAGCCACGTTGAACCAGCCTTTTCCTCCAGTGCTATGACAGGCAAACTACTGGAGAAGCTGCCGGGGACCATGAACACTTTGATGAACCAATTGCCTGACAATCTGTACCCAGAGGAGATCCCCAACTCTTTGAATATCTTCTCCAGCAGCAGCGAGTCAGTGGCTCACTATAACCAGATGGCTGCAGGTAAGGGGGAAGGaaaatggggaggggggagccggtggggcgaggaggaggacgCTGTGTAGGGTGTCATGGAGCCTCGGAGGGAAGGGAAGCGCTGGGGCTGGGAAGcttcccccccccgcacccacccaCCCCCTTCCTCGCCGTGTTTCCATGCGATCGCTGCCTCCCTTGCGGCagggctccgcgccgctccgcggggcgctgccggggagccgcggcggcgggcggagcggcggcagGTACGGGGACAGCGGCCGGTCCctggggagccggggccggggctggggccgggccccgccgcggaggGGCCACCCGGTCCCGCTCCCGCAGCGGCCGCTCGCCCGCGCCGGGATGTGCGCGGCTGcggaggcgccgcggccgcgcgtggccgtggcggcggccgccccgggggccggcggtgagcgctccccgcggccgcggcgccgacTTTGCCGGAGCTGAGGcggggggacggcggggggggaGAGCCGGGGGCACAGGTGAGCCCGACGGCGGgggcgcccccgcggccccccgctcccgccgcggcccgcgggagGGGACGAGCAGAGGGGGTCCGGCCGGttctgccccgccgcccgccgcgaaccggagccgagccgagccgccgggGCTAAAACTCCCTTGTGTTTCTCCTTGCCGGGTCTCGGCGTAGGGAACACGGCAAGTTGGTAACGGCGCCGGTGGCCGGACGCGGGTCCGTGGAGTGCCCAGCTCTGCCGGTGGGGTGGACGCGAGGCGGCTCTCGGGGAGGAAGCCTACCTGTAGCCGCAGGTACCTCCTTCCCCCGGCCCCacctgcggggccgcggccccggcgcgcgtGGGCGGCGGCACGGGCAGCGCGGCCCCAcgcagcccggcggcgccgggggccccgctccccgcgcgggggcggcggccgcgcgggggcggccgcggcgcggtgTCCCACGCGCGAAGCCCctggccgcccgcccggccccgctcgccgggACGCTGCGCAGCCAGCGCCGCAGTGAACGCGGAGCAACGCCGCCGCCGAGCCTCTGCCTTGTTTTCCCGCTGGTTGCccgggagagggggaaaaaatagaaaggaataggaaagtgttggggggggggagatcgGTCTCGCCGCGGGGGGGCCGAGcaggcgctgccccggccccggccgccccccaggccccggcaccgctgccctcctcactcATCTCGCCCCGCTTCTCTCCCACTTTGCAGATAATGTTATGGACATTGGATTAGCGAACGAAAAGGCCAGCCAGGAACTGTCGTCCTATTCGGGTACTTTTCAGCCCGCCCCGGGCAACAAGACTGTGACCTACCTGGGGAAATTCGCTTTCGACTCGCCCTCCAACTGGTGCCAGGACAACATCATCAGCCTGATGAGCGCGGGGATCCTGGGGGTGCCCCCCTCCTCGGGCGCGCTCACCAGCACGCAGAGCTCCGCGGGCAGCATGGGGCCGCCGCAGGGCGACGTGGACCAGATGTACCCCGCGCTGCCGCCCTACTCCTCCTGCAGTGACCTCTACCCGGAGCCCGTCTCCTTCCACGACCCCCAGAGCAACCCCGGCCTCACCTACTCCCCCCAGGATTACCAGGCAGCCAAGCCCGCCTTGGACAGCAACCTCTTCCCCATGATCCCAGACTATAACCTCTACCACCACCCCAACGACATGGGCACCATCACGG
The DNA window shown above is from Struthio camelus isolate bStrCam1 chromosome 27, bStrCam1.hap1, whole genome shotgun sequence and carries:
- the EGR3 gene encoding early growth response protein 3 isoform X1 encodes the protein MTGKLLEKLPGTMNTLMNQLPDNLYPEEIPNSLNIFSSSSESVAHYNQMAADNVMDIGLANEKASQELSSYSGTFQPAPGNKTVTYLGKFAFDSPSNWCQDNIISLMSAGILGVPPSSGALTSTQSSAGSMGPPQGDVDQMYPALPPYSSCSDLYPEPVSFHDPQSNPGLTYSPQDYQAAKPALDSNLFPMIPDYNLYHHPNDMGTITEHKPFQSLDPIRVNPPPITPLETIKAFKDKQIHPGFGGLPQPPLTLKPIRPRKYPNRPSKTPLHERPHACPAEGCDRRFSRSDELTRHLRIHTGHKPFQCRICMRSFSRSDHLTTHIRTHTGEKPFACEFCGRKFARSDERKRHAKIHLKQKEKKAEKGSAGPPPSAPPAAAVAATSPPVALAPAVTTCA